TACGAAGGAGCTCCGTTAACGTCACGTCAGCGCTGTCACTGGAAAGTCCAGTCGTTCGATGCCCATGGGACGGCTCGATGGAGCGAGCCCTCATCGTGGTCGATGGGGCTACTCGACGACAATCAGTGGCAAGCAGAATACATCTCTTTCGCAGACGATGATGCGATCCACACCGACACCAAGAGCTTGTTCCTGCCTGCTGCGCGACAGTATCGAAAGAGTTTCGCGGCATTGAGAGAAGTCAAACGCGCGACCGTGTATGCGACTGCGTTGGGAATCTACGAACTGCATCTCAATGGCGAGCGGGTAGGCGATGCCTGGTTTGCTCCGGGATGGACAGACTACCGCCAGCGTGCCTACTACAACACGTATGACGTGACGGACATGGTGGAGCAAGGCGATAACGCCATCGGCGCATGGGTCGCTGACGGCTGGTATAGCGGATACGTCGGCTTTGGCTTGCTGACCGGAATGGGAACAGAAAAAAACGGCCGCTACACCTATGGTAAAACTCCGTCGGTGATGGCGCAGCTGGAGATCGAATATACCGACGGATCCCGAGAAACGATCGGCACGGACACGTCGTGGAAAGTCACCGGCGAAGGTCCGATTCAGGAAGCCGACTTGCTAATGGGTGAATATTACGACGCGCGACGAGAAATGCCTGGCTGGTCAACGGCCAACTTTGACGACAGCACTTGGGACACCGCCATTCTAGCCAGCGAGAATGGTCATCCCACCGCCATGTTCTACGAAGGACGCAATCCTGAGATCAAGGGGGGCGGCCCCAGGATCCAGGGTGCCGAGCGAGATCTGGGATTCAAACGACCGAGACTGGAGGCATTCCCAGGCGTCCCGGTACGAGTCACCGAGGAACTGCCAAGTAAGTCAATTACAAAACGGGATGGCGAAACCTACACCTTTAACCTTGCCCAAAACTTTGCCGGCACGATTCGCTTGAAAGTCAAAGGCCCTGCAGGACACAAAGTCACGATTCGATATGGCGAGATGCTGCATCCCGACGGCCGATTGATGACGGAAAACCTCCGCAAAGCTCGTGCAACGGATTTCTACATTTGCAAGGGCGATCCCGCCGGCGAGGTATATGAACCCCGATTCACGTTCCATGGATTCCAATTTGTCGAAGTTGAGAACTTTCCCGGTACTCCGACATCGGACTCGGTGACTGGCTTGGTCCTGCACAGCGACACGCCCATGACCAGCGAGTTTGCGTGCAGTGATCCGATGGTGAATCAACTGTTTAAAAACATTGTCTGGACACAGCGGGCCAACTTTCTCGACCTGCCCACGGACTGCCCTCAGCGAGACGAGCGAATGGGATGGACCGGTGACGCACAAGCATACGTCGCAACCGCTGCATACAACACCGACATCGGAGCGTTCTATACCAAATGGTTACGCGAGTTAATGGAATCTCAGCGGCCTAGCGGCGCGTTTCCTGGGTACGCACCGTTCCCCTTTCAACATGGCTGGGACTTCGGTTCGGCATGGGCAGACGCGGGCGTGATTTGCCCATGGACAATCTGGCAAGCCTATGGTGACACTCGAGTGATCGAAGATTGTTGGGAACCCATGGTGCGGTTCATGAACTGGCGTGACGAAACCGCCGTCAACAACCTCGGCATCGCGCACGGCAATGCATGGGGAGATTGGTTGTCTCAAGGTGCCGAAACCCCCCTTGAATTCATCGACACCGTTTATTACGCGATATCGGCTCGGATGATGGCCGAGATGGCCGATGCGATCGGACGTCAGTCGGAGGCTGAAGCGTATCACGCGCAGTTAGAAAAAACGAAAGCCGCCTTCCAGGCGAAGTATCTACGGGACGATGGAAGCGTGAATATTAACACGCAAACGGCCCAAGCACTCGCGTTGTTTGGGGACCTGGTCCCGGAGTCAAAGCGTGAGAAAACCGCGCTGCACTTGGCAAAAATGATTGCTGAAAATGGGAACCACATGGCAACCGGTTTTCTTGGCACACGGCCGCTGTTACCGGTGCTGTCAGCGTCCGGCCAGCACGATTTAGCGACCTTCTTGCTACAGTCACGCGAGTTTCCATCATGGGGCTACGAGATTTCAAATGGTGCAACCACGATCTGGGAACGGTGGGACAGTTACACTAAAGAGGACGCGTTCGGTCGGCACAACGCGGCCATGAATTCTTTTTCTCACTATGCATTTGGCGCCGTGTGCGAATGGATGTTTCAAACCCTTGCTGGAATTCAATCCGCTGGTCCCGGTTACGAGAAGATCGTCATTCATCCACATCCGCCTGCTCCTGGCAGCAATGCCATGCACGAGCCGATTGACTGGGTGCGCGCGTCCTATGACTCGATTCGCGGGACGATCTGTAGTGACTGGAAGATTGATGATGGCAAGTTCGTGCTGAACGTAACCATTCCTGCGAACACATCGGCAACGGTCTTTCTACCGACCGACGACACTCACAGCATCACCGAGAGCGGTAAACCTCTCGCGGAACACTCACATGTGCAATTGCTTCGCCATGAAGATGGCAATGCCGTATTGGCGGTAGCATCTGGCAAATATCAGTTTGTTGCCACCAG
This genomic window from Allorhodopirellula heiligendammensis contains:
- a CDS encoding family 78 glycoside hydrolase catalytic domain, which gives rise to MIPTAMTFQKLATKSICFVLLTCVLVVGVDAAELTPTHLRCEYLDNPIGIDITKPRLSWQVESEDRGQTQSAYRIIVASSAEKLAADEGDLWDSGKVESNQTLFVPYEGAPLTSRQRCHWKVQSFDAHGTARWSEPSSWSMGLLDDNQWQAEYISFADDDAIHTDTKSLFLPAARQYRKSFAALREVKRATVYATALGIYELHLNGERVGDAWFAPGWTDYRQRAYYNTYDVTDMVEQGDNAIGAWVADGWYSGYVGFGLLTGMGTEKNGRYTYGKTPSVMAQLEIEYTDGSRETIGTDTSWKVTGEGPIQEADLLMGEYYDARREMPGWSTANFDDSTWDTAILASENGHPTAMFYEGRNPEIKGGGPRIQGAERDLGFKRPRLEAFPGVPVRVTEELPSKSITKRDGETYTFNLAQNFAGTIRLKVKGPAGHKVTIRYGEMLHPDGRLMTENLRKARATDFYICKGDPAGEVYEPRFTFHGFQFVEVENFPGTPTSDSVTGLVLHSDTPMTSEFACSDPMVNQLFKNIVWTQRANFLDLPTDCPQRDERMGWTGDAQAYVATAAYNTDIGAFYTKWLRELMESQRPSGAFPGYAPFPFQHGWDFGSAWADAGVICPWTIWQAYGDTRVIEDCWEPMVRFMNWRDETAVNNLGIAHGNAWGDWLSQGAETPLEFIDTVYYAISARMMAEMADAIGRQSEAEAYHAQLEKTKAAFQAKYLRDDGSVNINTQTAQALALFGDLVPESKREKTALHLAKMIAENGNHMATGFLGTRPLLPVLSASGQHDLATFLLQSREFPSWGYEISNGATTIWERWDSYTKEDAFGRHNAAMNSFSHYAFGAVCEWMFQTLAGIQSAGPGYEKIVIHPHPPAPGSNAMHEPIDWVRASYDSIRGTICSDWKIDDGKFVLNVTIPANTSATVFLPTDDTHSITESGKPLAEHSHVQLLRHEDGNAVLAVASGKYQFVATSGVSHAATSLKTSKPKDMSINPDGIDLAGATQLVSWDFTNPTDAAKWIDRKSVDVVQRDVKAFLVATGNDSQMATTLPMALSGNLAISLRAMPTAGATSQFFWANPGRGFNGTMQSKRSLTATEKSNNYLFTVRSDEPVKKIRFDPFATYDEHANPGEMMIESITVYQLND